A window from Chryseobacterium vaccae encodes these proteins:
- a CDS encoding nSTAND3 domain-containing NTPase: MNTITQIENALKAINQASFQTLVNHLLYLQGNKFIGAPGAVVGKEKTSKGTPDSFFVNEDKYIFVECTTKERLGESKSFFDKLSKDVDHCFKEDITTIEKEKIEKVILACNEKISAEEHNLLNIKVKSYNPSTKFEVLNIQNLPFLIFDIPKLADEYLNIQVVKGDIYTLEQFLLKTGKGIQPSLTNKFIGREEELKNSIEALKKYDILLLSGGAGVGKSKLAVKILEELSRDNYVPIVIQSSGVSLLDDYQHLFLPGKQHIILFDDANKSINNLNYLLNKIEASQSYSAKVIITTRDYVKKQVSVTLDSYLYKEFNIPEFKDEEIREIILAALPNLKYHSDIKRKIVDLAKGNARVALMATSSVTPDSETNYLNSPVLLYEKYFKKISEEIGIFNNPIILKSLAIVSFFGVLDRNNEELKIILSNKFNIDWNELWTAIMELHNNEILDVYSNEIVKVSDQVLATYTFYKCFIDNKSSVINYAEWIATFIEKLSNRIRTTLIDVNNTFVYYHVRDLVLLHLNEVIKQIKTDEELYAFYNLFWFYKGRDCLLYLKKWIENLPQEEYIETLKFSYVHNDHTRATKHFELLKGFWSHPNELFKPSLELTLALLNKQPSRLSEILKFIHDDFKYTLEDREQGYLRQNMLLDMLLDDNLINAQKTFANGIFLNLSEALLGWHYDEFRSAKGHAFTIYNFDLYKSDELMKLRDRILNQFYHLFEIENEQVQKALHQIIYPGGDIDKSIYVDELPIYQKLISEKLDNKQYAHCKFVSVLAKHLTEAGAVYPESWNEFIESDIRKLSKFLKPDWEYREGKSIQESEKEKRQEFDVFVKATDWQSLEKFLLNINALYKQQKDNNGWHIESAVTDIYISIARKSKSEFENALKLFFSGRVLFPLRTTIINIALVELIMTGKELLDIMNDYEFQGKPYWESVLIVMLPEEQVNEVFFKLFINTFLKPDEYIYIHRMLDYLKYGPLFEEYKKENSEFENHNIITYLTSIILTKTRKTIRDFGIDFCADCSSYFIKHPELLKDAYWAQYEIDSHFDYEGRELKALLDLDKNFINDSLKNGKIGLGYSSNLRLEKINTSTLWEYEEYEELIEDLLLTALANEQYTFIVEEDIYSLFSFRDVNEDRTEKVKSLIIKLTQKHSKNEKIVLMLIEVVYHNFNGWFVECFREFLLINKEVTLTRKINFGRSESWSGSRVPLIQKKIEFYQDILKMINALPNILDYSEHIDYFEQKIGWKKKEIEDEQRKDFMEEFYY, encoded by the coding sequence ATGAATACTATAACTCAAATAGAGAATGCATTAAAGGCAATCAACCAAGCAAGTTTTCAAACCTTAGTAAATCATTTATTATACTTACAAGGGAATAAATTTATTGGTGCTCCTGGTGCTGTTGTTGGAAAAGAGAAAACAAGTAAAGGGACACCTGATTCCTTTTTTGTAAATGAAGATAAATATATTTTTGTTGAATGCACTACTAAGGAAAGATTAGGAGAATCAAAATCCTTTTTTGATAAACTTTCAAAAGATGTGGATCATTGTTTTAAGGAAGATATAACGACAATAGAAAAAGAGAAAATAGAAAAAGTCATATTAGCTTGTAATGAAAAAATAAGTGCAGAAGAACATAACCTATTAAATATTAAAGTAAAATCATATAATCCAAGCACAAAGTTCGAGGTTTTAAATATTCAGAATCTGCCATTCCTCATATTTGATATTCCTAAATTAGCTGACGAGTATCTCAACATTCAAGTTGTAAAAGGGGACATCTATACACTTGAACAATTCCTTTTGAAAACAGGAAAAGGCATACAGCCATCACTTACCAATAAATTTATTGGTAGAGAAGAGGAACTTAAAAATAGTATTGAGGCTTTAAAGAAATACGATATTTTATTATTGTCAGGTGGAGCAGGTGTCGGCAAATCTAAATTGGCAGTCAAAATCTTAGAGGAACTTTCAAGGGATAATTATGTTCCAATCGTTATCCAAAGTTCAGGAGTGTCATTATTGGATGATTATCAACATCTTTTTTTACCTGGAAAACAACACATAATATTGTTTGACGATGCCAATAAATCAATCAATAATCTAAATTATTTGCTTAATAAAATAGAAGCTTCACAATCTTATTCAGCAAAAGTTATAATTACAACCAGAGATTATGTAAAAAAACAAGTTTCGGTTACGCTTGATAGTTATTTGTATAAAGAATTTAATATACCTGAATTTAAGGATGAAGAAATAAGGGAAATAATTCTAGCAGCTCTACCCAATCTGAAGTATCATAGTGATATCAAAAGAAAAATAGTGGATTTAGCCAAAGGTAATGCAAGAGTTGCACTAATGGCTACTTCTTCCGTTACCCCTGATTCTGAAACTAATTATTTAAATAGCCCTGTATTACTGTATGAAAAATACTTTAAAAAAATCTCCGAAGAGATAGGCATTTTCAATAATCCAATCATTCTTAAATCTCTTGCTATTGTTTCATTTTTTGGTGTTCTAGACAGAAACAATGAAGAATTGAAAATAATTCTATCAAACAAGTTTAATATTGACTGGAATGAACTATGGACTGCTATAATGGAACTTCATAACAATGAAATATTAGATGTTTATTCCAACGAGATAGTTAAAGTATCAGACCAGGTGCTAGCAACCTATACATTCTATAAATGTTTTATTGATAATAAATCTTCCGTTATCAATTATGCAGAATGGATTGCTACTTTTATAGAGAAACTTTCAAATAGAATCCGTACTACGCTTATAGATGTGAATAACACATTTGTTTACTATCATGTAAGAGACTTAGTATTACTGCATTTGAATGAAGTAATAAAGCAAATAAAAACCGATGAAGAATTGTATGCTTTTTACAATCTATTTTGGTTTTATAAAGGTCGGGATTGCCTATTGTATTTGAAAAAATGGATAGAAAACCTTCCACAGGAAGAATATATTGAAACACTTAAATTTAGTTATGTCCATAATGACCATACCAGAGCTACGAAACATTTTGAACTGTTAAAAGGTTTTTGGAGCCATCCTAATGAATTATTCAAACCTTCGCTTGAGCTGACTTTAGCATTATTAAATAAACAACCAAGCCGATTATCCGAAATTTTAAAATTCATTCACGATGACTTTAAATATACATTAGAGGACCGAGAACAAGGATACTTACGGCAAAATATGTTGCTGGATATGTTGTTAGATGATAATTTAATTAATGCTCAAAAAACATTTGCAAATGGTATTTTTCTAAACTTATCAGAGGCACTCTTAGGTTGGCATTATGATGAATTTCGTTCAGCAAAAGGACACGCATTTACAATTTATAATTTTGATTTATATAAATCAGATGAATTAATGAAATTAAGGGATCGCATTCTTAATCAATTTTATCATTTATTTGAAATCGAAAATGAACAGGTGCAAAAAGCACTACATCAAATCATTTATCCGGGTGGAGACATTGACAAAAGTATTTATGTAGATGAATTACCAATTTATCAAAAGCTCATTTCTGAAAAATTGGATAATAAACAATATGCACATTGTAAGTTTGTAAGTGTTCTTGCCAAACATTTAACAGAAGCGGGAGCTGTATACCCTGAAAGCTGGAATGAGTTTATTGAATCTGATATAAGAAAACTTTCCAAGTTTTTAAAACCGGATTGGGAATATAGAGAGGGAAAATCTATCCAGGAATCTGAAAAAGAAAAAAGGCAAGAGTTTGATGTTTTTGTAAAAGCAACAGATTGGCAAAGTCTAGAGAAATTTCTATTAAATATTAATGCTTTGTATAAGCAGCAGAAAGATAATAACGGATGGCATATAGAATCAGCAGTTACTGATATTTATATTTCCATAGCAAGAAAGAGTAAATCTGAATTTGAAAATGCTCTAAAGTTGTTTTTTAGTGGCAGAGTACTTTTTCCATTGCGAACCACCATAATAAATATTGCTTTGGTCGAACTTATTATGACGGGAAAAGAACTCTTGGACATAATGAATGATTATGAATTTCAAGGAAAACCTTATTGGGAATCTGTATTAATAGTAATGTTACCCGAAGAACAGGTCAATGAAGTTTTTTTTAAGCTTTTCATAAATACTTTTTTAAAGCCTGACGAATATATTTATATCCATCGAATGCTTGATTACCTAAAATATGGACCTTTATTTGAAGAATATAAAAAAGAAAATTCTGAATTTGAAAATCACAATATCATCACCTATTTGACAAGCATCATACTCACTAAGACACGTAAAACAATACGTGATTTTGGGATTGATTTTTGTGCTGATTGTTCATCATACTTTATTAAACATCCTGAACTTTTAAAAGATGCTTACTGGGCACAATATGAAATAGATTCTCACTTTGACTATGAGGGAAGAGAATTAAAAGCCCTTTTAGATTTGGATAAAAACTTCATCAATGACAGTTTAAAAAATGGAAAAATTGGATTGGGATATTCATCCAATTTGAGGTTGGAAAAAATTAACACAAGTACGTTGTGGGAATACGAGGAATATGAAGAATTGATTGAAGATTTGTTATTGACAGCTTTAGCAAATGAACAATATACATTTATTGTTGAAGAAGATATTTATTCTTTATTCAGTTTTAGGGATGTCAATGAGGATAGAACAGAAAAAGTAAAATCGCTCATTATTAAACTTACTCAAAAACATAGCAAAAATGAAAAGATTGTGTTAATGCTTATTGAAGTTGTGTATCATAATTTTAATGGTTGGTTTGTCGAATGTTTTAGAGAGTTTCTTCTTATCAATAAGGAAGTTACTCTAACAAGGAAAATTAATTTTGGACGAAGTGAAAGTTGGTCGGGCAGTCGAGTTCCTTTAATTCAGAAGAAAATTGAATTTTATCAGGATATTCTAAAAATGATAAATGCACTACCAAACATTTTAGACTATTCAGAGCATATAGATTATTTCGAACAAAAAATAGGTTGGAAGAAAAAGGAAATTGAGGATGAGCAAAGAAAGGATTTTATGGAAGAGTTTTATTATTAA
- a CDS encoding helix-turn-helix domain-containing protein yields the protein MKYNPNTSPDYKTIYRDILHQKFPDKIEECLPLLDKKCLSAVDILSLNQKIFGNLDKESEQFNQKQHSYKKSDILQILDYQKKYQLNNSQLANHFKLSRNTVTKWRKIFLV from the coding sequence ATGAAATATAATCCAAATACCAGTCCCGATTACAAAACCATTTATAGAGATATCCTACATCAGAAATTTCCGGATAAAATAGAGGAATGCTTACCGCTGCTCGATAAAAAATGTTTATCTGCCGTCGATATCCTCAGTCTTAACCAGAAGATTTTTGGGAATTTGGACAAAGAATCTGAACAATTTAACCAAAAACAGCACTCTTATAAGAAATCTGATATTCTGCAAATTTTAGATTATCAGAAAAAATATCAATTGAATAATAGCCAGTTAGCAAACCATTTTAAGCTAAGCCGGAACACGGTGACAAAATGGAGAAAGATATTTTTAGTTTAA
- a CDS encoding transposase encodes MIFKNIHIGQMINDRVAESGIEVSRICNFLKCQEKEIEEMYKAKSINTEILLKWSKLLEYDFFRIYSQHIILYAPSTVANNTKTKKSSLPQFRKNVYTKEIIDFILELIVTNKMTKDEVIIKYRIPKTTLYKWIIKYKKNEI; translated from the coding sequence ATGATATTCAAAAATATTCACATAGGACAAATGATAAATGATAGGGTTGCAGAAAGCGGGATAGAAGTATCCCGTATCTGCAATTTTTTGAAATGTCAGGAAAAAGAGATCGAAGAAATGTATAAGGCTAAAAGTATCAACACTGAAATTCTGTTAAAGTGGAGCAAGCTTTTGGAATATGATTTTTTCAGAATATATTCCCAGCATATCATCTTATATGCACCATCAACGGTAGCAAATAATACAAAAACTAAGAAATCTTCACTCCCACAATTCCGAAAAAACGTCTATACCAAAGAAATTATAGATTTTATATTGGAACTGATTGTGACCAATAAAATGACAAAGGACGAGGTAATAATAAAATACAGGATCCCTAAAACAACATTATACAAATGGATAATCAAATACAAGAAAAATGAAATATAA
- a CDS encoding SDR family oxidoreductase: protein MTTHNVNGKVVLIAGGGKNLGGLLSRNLAAKGSKLVIHYNSESTKAEAEETLVAVLSLGAEAILVQADLIKVENVTKLFDAAVDRFGGIDIAINTVGKVLKKPFIDTTEAEYDSMSDINSKVAYFFIQEAGKKLNDNGKICTIVTSLLAAYTGLYSTYEGMKAPVEHFTRAASKEFGNRGISVTAVAPGPMDTPFFYGQESDDAVAYHKSASALGGLTDIKYIAPLVEFLVTDGWWITGQTIFANGGYTTR from the coding sequence ATGACAACACACAATGTAAATGGAAAAGTAGTATTAATCGCCGGAGGAGGTAAAAACCTTGGTGGATTGTTAAGCCGTAATCTTGCGGCAAAAGGATCGAAGCTTGTTATTCACTACAACAGCGAAAGTACAAAAGCAGAAGCAGAAGAAACCTTAGTTGCTGTTTTATCATTAGGGGCCGAAGCAATTTTGGTACAGGCCGATCTTATCAAAGTAGAAAATGTTACGAAGCTGTTTGATGCAGCCGTTGACAGGTTCGGAGGTATTGATATTGCAATTAACACTGTAGGAAAAGTACTAAAAAAACCATTTATAGATACCACAGAAGCTGAATATGACAGCATGAGTGACATTAATTCTAAAGTCGCATACTTCTTTATTCAGGAAGCGGGTAAAAAATTGAATGACAACGGAAAAATCTGTACGATTGTAACTTCTTTGCTTGCTGCGTATACAGGTCTTTATTCTACTTATGAAGGCATGAAAGCCCCGGTAGAGCACTTTACCAGAGCTGCTTCTAAAGAATTCGGAAACCGTGGTATTTCTGTAACTGCAGTTGCTCCCGGGCCTATGGATACACCGTTTTTCTATGGTCAGGAAAGTGATGATGCGGTAGCTTATCATAAATCAGCATCTGCTTTAGGAGGGCTTACAGATATTAAATACATTGCTCCTCTCGTAGAATTTCTGGTAACTGATGGTTGGTGGATCACTGGGCAGACCATCTTTGCAAACGGTGGATATACCACGAGATAA